Proteins from one Dermacentor variabilis isolate Ectoservices chromosome 1, ASM5094787v1, whole genome shotgun sequence genomic window:
- the LOC142571915 gene encoding uncharacterized protein LOC142571915: protein MSTMRARKLKKVGELPSPTECGSLSQSSTPPPRDRAIVMPVPLEHPKKNPAMWAALKKHIMRQREKQKQEQEADASNERVRGEQEKKRRQDEVTLEEIRDQLQQAEKKLVTLKEEKHKLFVQLKKVLQEDDARKRALEKKADKMAAFHHYRKQQSPIAAMQQHAAAASSQHLHIQEWNGAHSRYELPQPIPQNPGVLHRAPLNMRLTPYPPPPWPQAATSSYSQLATPPQPGFWPQQPYPYTAQFPGSTVYGAPLLMPAYAPGYGPFYFAGTEGRGGVNWQ from the coding sequence ATGTCGACCATGCGCGCACGAAAGCTGAAGAAAGTGGGCGAGCTACCATCGCCGACTGAGTGCGGGTCCCTGTCCCAGTCATCGACGCCGCCGCCACGCGACCGTGCGATCGTCATGCCAGTGCCGTTGGAACATCCCAAGAAGAACCCGGCCATGTGGGCCGCTCTCAAGAAGCACATCATGCGGCAGCGCGAAAAGCAAAAGCAGGAACAGGAAGCCGATGCTTCCAATGAGCGAGTACGAGGCGAGCAGGAAAAGAAGCGTCGCCAGGACGAGGTGACGCTGGAGGAGATCCGCGATCAGCTGCAGCAGGCGGAGAAGAAGCTCGTCACGCTCAAGGAGGAGAAACACAAGCTCTTCGTGCAGCTCAAAAAGGTGCTGCAAGAAGACGACGCCCGGAAACGGGCTCTTGAGAAGAAGGCCGACAAGATGGCTGCGTTCCACCACTACCGTAAGCAGCAGTCCCCGATCGCCGCAATGCAGCAGCACGCTGCTGCGGCGAGCTCACAACACCTCCACATCCAGGAATGGAACGGGGCACACTCTAGGTACGAGTTGCCGCAACCAATTCCGCAGAACCCTGGCGTCTTGCATCGGGCACCGCTCAACATGCGGCTGACCCCGTACCCACCGCCTCCGTGGCCGCAAGCCGCGACATCGTCGTATTCCCAGCTAGCGACGCCACCTCAGCCGGGCTTCTGGCCCCAGCAGCCCTACCCGTACACGGCTCAGTTTCCTGGCTCGACGGTGTACGGTGCTCCGTTGCTGATGCCTGCGTACGCGCCGGGCTACGGCCCCTTCTACTTTGCGGGAACTGAAGGTCGCGGTGGTGTCAACTGGCAGTAG